A single window of Treponema denticola ATCC 35405 DNA harbors:
- a CDS encoding DUF58 domain-containing protein, with amino-acid sequence MKTGFIAERAKQLKISSLSISEGLRSGGFSSAFRGQGIEFDSVREYETGDDVRSIDWNLTARSGKTYVKMYREERDLSIFICVDFSLSMEPGLDKISPKEKAIETAALLAFAGRNIFSPVGALFFDGEKGPLFIPRTGEEHILTILKSMEDFAFCKNRKPVRGTQIASAMTAASKILRSRSLVIIISDFKVEGYEKELGLLAAKHDVVCLKISGSMDSFLPEAGSIRFKDPETDFRMLLPTGSKTFQMEYKKNFTEEISRWENTCKHSLANPVLLDVNDDTVKVLGDFFLSKQSNQRVLKNNLAKFGADGWKAF; translated from the coding sequence ATGAAAACAGGTTTTATCGCAGAAAGGGCAAAACAGCTTAAAATCTCTTCTCTTTCGATTTCCGAAGGCCTACGTTCAGGCGGCTTCAGTTCGGCTTTTCGCGGGCAGGGTATAGAATTTGACTCAGTGCGGGAATATGAAACGGGAGATGATGTGCGCTCTATAGATTGGAACCTTACGGCGCGGAGCGGTAAGACCTATGTTAAGATGTACCGTGAAGAAAGAGATTTAAGCATTTTTATCTGTGTAGATTTTTCTCTTTCGATGGAGCCGGGGCTCGATAAAATCAGTCCTAAGGAAAAAGCTATCGAAACGGCAGCTCTTTTAGCCTTTGCGGGGAGGAATATATTTTCTCCTGTCGGAGCCCTTTTTTTTGATGGAGAAAAAGGCCCCTTGTTTATTCCTAGAACGGGAGAAGAGCATATTTTGACCATATTAAAATCTATGGAAGATTTTGCCTTTTGCAAAAATCGAAAACCGGTACGGGGAACACAGATTGCGTCTGCGATGACAGCCGCCTCTAAGATTTTGCGTTCACGTTCCTTGGTAATAATCATTTCGGATTTTAAGGTTGAGGGTTATGAAAAGGAGCTTGGGCTCTTGGCGGCAAAACATGATGTTGTTTGCCTTAAGATAAGCGGATCTATGGATTCTTTTTTGCCGGAAGCCGGATCTATAAGATTTAAAGACCCTGAAACCGATTTTAGAATGCTTTTGCCTACGGGCTCTAAGACCTTTCAGATGGAATATAAAAAGAATTTTACTGAAGAAATATCAAGGTGGGAAAATACCTGTAAGCATTCCCTTGCAAATCCTGTTTTACTCGATGTAAATGACGATACCGTAAAAGTATTGGGTGACTTCTTTTTGTCGAAACAAAGCAATCAGCGTGTTTTAAAAAATAATTTAGCTAAGTTCGGAGCGGATGGATGGAAGGCATTTTAA
- a CDS encoding HD-GYP domain-containing protein — MNTYNAEHIKDLSFFNKNVYLDKKFLLLIPETPLTAELKAILNEWDFSLLYSDGEPSSFMSVRTDTASGKDVLDSSKENEIISDKLKKQKEIMEETENKFWDFLRFTDKIFTDYTMKKILEPRLVFDKIKELCDFVKSDKKNILLIEMQKYSSPTNYLVMHSLRSSIFAIIIGLQLKMPPHRLIELGAACLLHEIGMFRLPPQYYMYDAPLSEEGKKALFTHPVLSYNILKTSSFSLPICLGALEHHERENGHGYPRGLTREKISMYGKIIAVACSYEAATAPRPYKEAQDASSGIVEMIKNTNGQYDETILKALLYSLSFYPVGMYVHLSNGKIAKVIDVNPDDPRFPIVQIYGKTTPTGDPVIVQTKANEVTVKRQLSKEELKSIDRNTV, encoded by the coding sequence GTGAATACCTACAATGCAGAACATATAAAAGATTTATCATTTTTTAATAAAAATGTTTATTTGGATAAAAAGTTTTTGCTTTTAATTCCGGAAACACCTCTTACTGCCGAGCTAAAGGCTATTTTAAACGAATGGGATTTTTCTCTCCTTTATTCTGACGGAGAACCTTCAAGTTTTATGAGTGTAAGGACCGATACTGCCTCAGGCAAGGATGTTCTGGACTCAAGCAAGGAAAACGAAATAATTTCCGACAAACTGAAAAAACAAAAGGAAATTATGGAAGAAACTGAAAATAAATTCTGGGATTTTTTACGATTTACGGATAAAATTTTTACCGATTATACTATGAAAAAAATTTTGGAACCTCGTTTAGTTTTTGATAAAATAAAAGAATTATGCGATTTTGTAAAAAGCGACAAAAAAAATATCCTTCTAATAGAAATGCAGAAATACAGCTCTCCGACAAATTATCTTGTCATGCATTCTTTGCGGTCTTCAATTTTTGCCATAATTATAGGACTTCAGCTTAAAATGCCACCGCATAGGCTCATAGAGCTTGGAGCTGCCTGCCTTTTACACGAAATAGGTATGTTCAGGCTTCCGCCTCAATACTATATGTATGATGCCCCCTTGAGCGAAGAAGGGAAAAAGGCCTTATTTACACATCCTGTCCTGTCCTATAATATTTTAAAAACATCTTCTTTTTCTTTACCCATATGTTTGGGGGCTCTGGAGCATCACGAAAGAGAAAACGGGCATGGATACCCGAGGGGCCTTACAAGAGAAAAAATTTCAATGTACGGCAAAATAATAGCCGTTGCATGTTCTTATGAAGCTGCTACAGCTCCACGTCCTTATAAAGAAGCTCAAGATGCGTCATCGGGTATTGTGGAGATGATAAAGAATACTAACGGACAATATGATGAAACCATTTTAAAAGCCCTGCTTTATTCTCTATCCTTTTATCCTGTCGGAATGTATGTTCATCTTTCCAACGGAAAAATTGCAAAGGTAATAGATGTCAATCCTGATGACCCCAGATTTCCTATTGTACAAATCTACGGAAAAACAACTCCTACCGGAGACCCGGTTATTGTACAAACAAAGGCAAACGAAGTTACCGTAAAAAGACAGTTATCAAAAGAAGAGTTAAAAAGTATTGATCGAAATACTGTATAA
- a CDS encoding 26S proteasome regulatory subunit RPN10 — protein MISFENSVYLFFILFLFPCWFIFYINLKKIKKAYSGLENTKKIIKKAKIRALFFSAAWIFLILGLACPLWGSKPVSVRRRGVSVIFVSDISKSMSLQDIHPSRIAVQRQFLKILLEKMHKTSPESAVGLVITKGEGVLSVPLSFEKNALSSAINALSPLILSSTGTNLEAGVLRALDSFGENRGNSKIIVLCTDGGETSGSLLHAAEKIKKTDAILIIVGFGTLEETKIKVLDEKGNTQLKDARLEEAFLQKAASIAGGESTYISALSSGSIESILKIIDAGVEGVEKMVYIQEPVKRNFEMLLLAFIFLCLGGVSFYGKNK, from the coding sequence ATGATAAGTTTTGAAAATTCGGTATACCTGTTTTTTATCCTATTTTTGTTTCCTTGTTGGTTTATTTTTTATATAAACTTAAAAAAGATAAAAAAAGCTTATTCAGGCTTGGAAAATACAAAAAAAATAATAAAAAAGGCAAAAATAAGAGCCTTGTTTTTTTCCGCTGCATGGATTTTTTTGATTTTGGGCTTGGCCTGTCCTCTTTGGGGTTCCAAACCGGTTTCCGTCAGGAGAAGGGGTGTATCGGTTATATTTGTTTCAGATATTTCAAAAAGTATGAGCCTTCAAGATATTCACCCCAGCCGTATTGCCGTACAAAGACAGTTTTTAAAAATCTTGCTCGAAAAGATGCATAAAACTTCACCTGAGTCTGCAGTAGGGCTTGTAATTACAAAGGGTGAGGGCGTTTTATCGGTGCCTTTAAGCTTTGAAAAAAATGCCCTATCCTCTGCAATAAATGCCTTATCTCCCTTAATTCTTTCTTCTACAGGCACGAACCTTGAAGCGGGCGTTTTACGGGCATTGGATTCTTTTGGAGAAAACAGGGGAAACTCAAAAATAATAGTTTTATGCACGGACGGCGGGGAAACCTCAGGTTCTCTTTTACATGCTGCAGAAAAAATAAAAAAGACGGATGCAATCCTAATTATTGTGGGCTTCGGTACTCTTGAAGAAACTAAAATAAAAGTTCTTGATGAAAAGGGAAATACCCAATTAAAGGATGCAAGATTGGAAGAAGCCTTTTTGCAAAAGGCTGCAAGTATAGCAGGGGGTGAAAGTACGTATATCTCGGCTTTAAGTTCGGGGTCTATAGAAAGTATCTTAAAAATAATAGACGCCGGTGTAGAGGGAGTTGAAAAAATGGTTTATATACAGGAGCCTGTAAAAAGAAATTTTGAAATGCTTTTACTTGCTTTTATTTTTTTATGTTTAGGCGGAGTATCCTTTTATGGTAAAAATAAATAA
- a CDS encoding tetratricopeptide repeat protein: MVKINKIICISILIFLISSCSKVDRARLNFLSGYIAWKQNDWNKAASNFFKSIDLSEEVEDVKIKDYSDFAIGSIYLMQNEDASALSRFEKINENTDKNLNSYIYYQKGIIAFKNHEYEKAVRLFKKSLELKPDSVDAKINFELSMRYQKKQKEKLPNSKSAAVIENKEADLLEKTILNLIRQKEKEQWQKKEQENKQPQAFDY, translated from the coding sequence ATGGTAAAAATAAATAAAATAATCTGTATAAGTATCCTTATTTTTTTGATATCCTCTTGTAGTAAAGTTGATAGGGCCAGGCTTAATTTTCTTTCGGGATATATTGCATGGAAACAAAATGATTGGAATAAGGCTGCATCAAACTTTTTTAAATCGATAGACCTGAGTGAAGAGGTTGAAGATGTAAAAATAAAAGACTATTCGGATTTTGCAATCGGCTCCATTTACCTTATGCAAAATGAAGATGCTTCAGCTCTTTCCCGTTTTGAAAAGATAAATGAAAATACGGATAAAAATTTGAATTCCTATATTTATTATCAAAAAGGAATAATAGCATTTAAAAATCATGAATATGAAAAGGCTGTAAGGCTTTTTAAAAAATCTCTGGAACTTAAACCGGATAGTGTTGATGCTAAGATTAATTTCGAGCTTAGTATGCGTTATCAAAAAAAACAAAAGGAAAAACTTCCTAATTCTAAAAGTGCTGCCGTTATTGAAAATAAAGAAGCCGATTTATTGGAAAAGACGATTTTAAATTTAATACGGCAAAAGGAGAAAGAACAATGGCAAAAGAAAGAGCAAGAAAACAAGCAGCCTCAGGCATTCGATTATTGA
- a CDS encoding GrdX family protein produces MQKDSQTNQRLIITNNPKVKAFYEEDRTGLKNRYALKFLDSRDEVFKTVRDLIHSNWKLLNHAMAGNIPLHKHPYRSMALEQQEKLDTNSLILWESAMERVKRGKTPPYPDDVLEDFQELDYNLFSGSVKF; encoded by the coding sequence ATGCAAAAAGATTCACAAACTAATCAAAGACTTATTATTACAAATAACCCTAAAGTTAAGGCCTTCTATGAAGAAGATAGAACGGGCTTAAAAAACCGCTATGCCCTTAAATTTTTGGATTCCCGAGATGAAGTTTTTAAGACGGTAAGGGATTTAATACACTCCAACTGGAAGCTCTTAAACCATGCCATGGCAGGAAATATTCCGCTTCATAAGCACCCTTATAGAAGCATGGCCTTGGAACAGCAGGAAAAGCTTGATACAAATTCTCTTATTCTTTGGGAATCGGCAATGGAAAGGGTAAAAAGAGGCAAAACGCCGCCCTACCCCGATGATGTCTTGGAAGATTTCCAAGAATTGGACTATAACTTGTTTTCAGGCTCGGTAAAATTTTAA
- a CDS encoding alanine/glycine:cation symporter family protein codes for MEQFLQNLTSLVSSANGFIWGVYFLIPLLCGTGLFFTIRLGGVQFTKFGAGWKRLFGNFSLSGKEAGKHGMSSFQAVATAIAAQVGTGNLVGAMTALIMGGPGAIFWMWLAALAGMATNFAEASIAQIYKTKDDSGQTVGGPAYYISAGLKNKVGEGFAKFLAGFFAIAIILALGFMGNMVQANSISDAFQNAFHIPTWVTGAVLAVIAGIIFMGGVKRIASVTEKVVPIMAIVYIVVGLIVIIINAAQIPEMFAMIFKGAFNPRAVWGGALGFGMGRAVRYDVARGLFSNEAGMGSTPHAHAVADVKHPVEQGVLGIVAVFIDTFIVLNITVFTVLSSGIVQFEGGEATMKGIKLVQEAFAQHLFGSTFGYLFIAICLFFFAFSTIIGWYYFGETNIRYLFGTKGLIPYQLLVIIFIFVGSLLKIDLVWELTDFFNGIMVIPNLIALLFLSGTVAKVLKDYNKGLPYDASQYK; via the coding sequence ATGGAACAATTTTTACAAAATCTTACTAGCCTTGTTTCTTCGGCTAACGGATTTATTTGGGGAGTTTACTTCCTTATTCCGCTTCTATGCGGTACCGGTTTGTTCTTTACAATCCGGTTAGGAGGAGTACAGTTTACAAAATTCGGAGCAGGCTGGAAACGCCTTTTCGGTAACTTTTCATTGAGCGGTAAAGAAGCCGGAAAACACGGTATGAGCTCTTTTCAAGCTGTTGCTACAGCTATTGCAGCACAGGTAGGTACAGGAAACCTTGTAGGTGCCATGACAGCCCTCATCATGGGCGGTCCCGGAGCCATCTTCTGGATGTGGCTTGCTGCCCTTGCAGGTATGGCAACCAACTTTGCAGAAGCTTCTATCGCTCAAATTTACAAGACAAAGGATGATTCGGGACAGACTGTAGGAGGTCCTGCATACTACATTTCTGCAGGTTTAAAAAATAAGGTAGGCGAAGGCTTTGCAAAATTCCTTGCAGGTTTCTTTGCCATAGCCATCATTCTTGCTCTCGGATTCATGGGTAACATGGTTCAGGCTAACTCAATTTCAGACGCCTTCCAAAATGCTTTCCATATTCCTACATGGGTTACAGGTGCAGTTCTTGCGGTAATCGCAGGTATTATCTTCATGGGCGGTGTTAAACGAATTGCTTCGGTTACGGAAAAAGTAGTCCCCATTATGGCCATCGTTTACATTGTGGTCGGTCTTATAGTCATTATCATCAATGCAGCTCAGATCCCCGAAATGTTTGCTATGATCTTTAAGGGAGCATTTAATCCCAGGGCTGTTTGGGGCGGAGCTCTCGGTTTTGGAATGGGAAGAGCCGTACGATACGATGTTGCCCGAGGCCTTTTCTCGAATGAAGCAGGTATGGGTTCTACACCTCATGCCCACGCTGTTGCCGATGTTAAACATCCCGTAGAACAGGGTGTTCTTGGTATCGTTGCCGTATTTATCGACACATTCATCGTTTTAAACATCACTGTATTTACCGTTTTAAGCTCAGGCATTGTACAATTTGAAGGTGGAGAAGCCACAATGAAGGGAATTAAACTCGTTCAAGAAGCTTTCGCACAGCACTTGTTCGGATCCACATTCGGCTATCTTTTCATTGCTATCTGTCTTTTCTTCTTCGCTTTCTCAACCATCATCGGTTGGTACTACTTCGGAGAAACAAACATCAGATACTTGTTCGGAACAAAGGGACTTATTCCCTATCAGCTTCTGGTAATTATCTTCATCTTTGTCGGAAGCTTGCTTAAGATTGACTTGGTTTGGGAATTGACCGACTTCTTTAACGGAATCATGGTTATACCGAACCTTATAGCCTTGCTATTCTTAAGCGGAACCGTTGCTAAAGTCTTAAAAGACTATAACAAGGGCCTCCCCTACGACGCAAGTCAGTACAAATAA
- a CDS encoding Smr/MutS family protein, with translation MSKNFGDILDEWDKITGKPYGKKQIKKDEHLNKKNHKTLIKEDNSKKINPMEMWLRRYGVEDKDAQEEFTSVDYARQRKTLREMHCEDEIDLHGMTCDEAEAALNVFFENSIRRGLKKILIIHGKGNHSGGGAVLAPFVRSYLEKHKRAGECGHPKNADGGTGSTWVILK, from the coding sequence ATGAGTAAAAATTTCGGAGACATCTTGGACGAGTGGGATAAAATAACGGGAAAACCTTACGGAAAAAAGCAGATAAAAAAAGACGAGCATTTAAATAAAAAAAACCATAAAACGCTTATAAAAGAAGATAATTCGAAAAAGATAAATCCCATGGAAATGTGGCTAAGGCGTTACGGCGTTGAAGATAAGGATGCTCAAGAAGAGTTTACCTCAGTCGATTATGCAAGGCAGCGCAAGACATTAAGAGAGATGCACTGCGAAGATGAGATCGACTTACATGGGATGACATGCGATGAAGCCGAAGCCGCTTTAAATGTTTTTTTTGAAAATTCCATACGCCGAGGCTTAAAAAAAATTTTAATTATTCACGGTAAGGGAAACCACTCCGGCGGAGGTGCCGTATTGGCCCCCTTTGTCCGTTCCTATCTTGAAAAACATAAAAGGGCAGGCGAGTGCGGTCATCCTAAAAATGCAGACGGCGGCACCGGTTCCACTTGGGTTATATTAAAATAG
- a CDS encoding VWA domain-containing protein — protein MISFNHPLMLLLILFFFLFLILKKSGLIASPELKLNLVNWKGFFPKKNKLMEFGNLLCYLLWYCGIIFLIIALSEPVIFKNKQVYTDAGSSIMFLLDISPSMAAKDMSGETRIAAAKKIIRKFVAKYPGDSFGLTALSSSAALILPPTIDHKVFLSRLDSLSIGELGDGTAIGMGLAVSSAYMTRTKLNSSYIVLLTDGENNTGEINPKTAAKVLVNKNIGFYVIGIGSSGYTTLEYTDRKTGKTYSGSIFSKFDELELKKIAQYGNGKYASASSPEILENIFNTISKQVPAAQSNFTRIIEENLYVYFLSASIFSFVLVWLLRRIFMRVYL, from the coding sequence ATGATTAGCTTTAACCATCCCCTTATGCTTTTATTGATTTTATTTTTTTTCTTGTTTCTTATATTAAAAAAAAGCGGTCTTATTGCAAGCCCCGAATTAAAATTAAATTTGGTTAATTGGAAGGGCTTTTTTCCTAAAAAAAATAAGCTTATGGAATTCGGGAATCTCTTATGTTACCTTCTTTGGTATTGCGGAATTATTTTTTTAATAATAGCCCTGTCGGAACCTGTTATTTTTAAAAACAAACAAGTCTATACCGATGCCGGAAGTTCCATTATGTTTTTGTTGGACATAAGCCCTTCTATGGCAGCAAAGGATATGAGCGGAGAAACGAGGATCGCAGCTGCAAAAAAAATTATAAGAAAATTTGTTGCAAAGTATCCCGGGGATTCTTTCGGCCTGACGGCTCTTTCAAGTTCTGCAGCTCTAATTCTTCCTCCTACGATCGACCATAAGGTGTTTTTATCCCGCCTCGATTCTTTGAGTATAGGAGAATTAGGAGATGGAACTGCAATCGGCATGGGGCTTGCAGTTTCTTCAGCCTATATGACAAGGACTAAGCTGAACTCTTCATACATTGTTTTACTTACAGACGGTGAAAATAATACGGGTGAAATCAATCCAAAAACTGCGGCAAAAGTTTTAGTAAATAAAAACATCGGCTTTTATGTTATAGGGATAGGAAGTTCGGGATATACTACCTTGGAGTACACAGATCGAAAAACGGGGAAAACCTACTCGGGATCTATTTTTTCCAAGTTCGATGAGCTTGAGTTAAAAAAAATCGCTCAATACGGAAACGGAAAATATGCCTCTGCCTCTTCACCCGAAATACTTGAAAATATATTTAACACAATATCCAAGCAGGTCCCTGCAGCGCAGTCTAATTTTACCCGGATTATCGAAGAAAATTTATATGTGTACTTTTTGTCGGCTTCAATTTTTTCCTTTGTGCTTGTGTGGCTTTTGCGCCGAATTTTTATGAGGGTATATCTATGA